A region from the Saccharomonospora azurea NA-128 genome encodes:
- the ftsE gene encoding cell division ATP-binding protein FtsE, with protein sequence MIRLESVSKVYKTSSRPALADVSVDVDKGEFVFLIGPSGSGKSTFLRLLLREEVPTRGRVMVSNFDVAKLPRRRVPRLRQTIGCVFQDFRLLTNKTVAGNVAFALEVIGKPKKTIDRVVPEVLELVGLDGKSDRMPHELSGGEQQRVAIARAFVNRPLVLLADEPTGNLDPDTSQDIMLLLERINRTGTTVLMATHDHSIVDSMRRRVVELDHGQVVRDDRRGVYGVGR encoded by the coding sequence GTGATCCGGCTTGAGAGTGTCTCCAAGGTCTACAAGACCTCGTCGCGTCCCGCGCTCGCGGACGTCTCGGTCGATGTGGACAAAGGTGAATTCGTCTTCCTCATCGGTCCGTCGGGCTCAGGGAAGTCGACGTTCCTGCGGCTGCTGCTGCGGGAGGAGGTGCCCACCCGCGGCCGGGTGATGGTGTCGAACTTCGACGTCGCCAAACTGCCCCGGCGCCGCGTGCCCCGGCTGCGGCAGACGATCGGGTGCGTGTTCCAGGACTTCCGGTTGCTGACCAACAAGACCGTGGCGGGCAACGTCGCGTTCGCGCTCGAGGTGATCGGCAAGCCGAAGAAGACCATCGACAGGGTCGTCCCCGAGGTCCTGGAGCTGGTCGGTCTGGACGGCAAATCCGATCGGATGCCACACGAGCTGTCCGGTGGTGAGCAGCAGCGGGTCGCGATCGCGCGGGCGTTCGTGAACCGTCCCCTCGTGCTGCTCGCCGACGAGCCCACCGGGAACCTGGACCCCGACACGAGTCAGGACATCATGCTCCTGCTGGAGCGCATCAACCGCACCGGAACGACGGTGCTGATGGCCACCCACGACCACTCGATCGTCGACTCCATGCGTCGTCGGGTCGTCGAACTGGACCACGGGCAGGTGGTTCGCGACGATCGGCGCGGCGTGTACGGCGTCGGTCGCTGA
- the ftsX gene encoding permease-like cell division protein FtsX, translating into MRASFVFSEVITGLRRNVTMTIAMILTTAISLGMFGGGLLFVRTIDKMKANYLDDVQVTIYLNDEVSSSDDTCSAQTCTTLRQSLETNPGVESVVFENRDQAYERFQEIFEGQPELVELARPESLPSSLHVKLVDPERSDVLVQEYSAMEGVDHVDDQNKFLERFFDILNAGRNGTFIIALIAALAAVLLIANTIQVSAFTRRTEVGIMRLVGATRWYTQLPFLLEAVVAGVLGAVIGTSGLVALKYLVLDSIIESTGGVIPQLLLADILVYAAPILLGTSVLISAVTGYATLRLYVRH; encoded by the coding sequence ATGCGTGCCAGCTTCGTCTTCAGCGAAGTCATCACCGGCCTTCGCCGGAACGTCACGATGACGATCGCGATGATCCTCACCACGGCCATCTCGCTCGGGATGTTCGGTGGTGGTCTGCTGTTCGTCCGCACGATCGACAAGATGAAGGCGAACTACCTCGACGACGTGCAGGTGACGATCTACCTGAACGACGAGGTCAGTTCGAGCGACGACACGTGCTCGGCGCAGACGTGCACCACGTTGCGACAGTCGTTGGAGACGAATCCGGGCGTCGAGTCGGTGGTCTTCGAGAACCGCGACCAGGCGTACGAGCGCTTCCAGGAGATCTTCGAGGGGCAGCCGGAGCTCGTCGAGCTCGCCCGGCCGGAGTCGCTGCCCTCGTCGTTGCACGTCAAGCTCGTCGATCCGGAACGCAGTGACGTGCTCGTGCAGGAGTACTCCGCGATGGAGGGCGTCGACCACGTCGACGACCAGAACAAGTTCCTCGAACGCTTCTTCGACATCCTCAACGCCGGTCGCAACGGGACGTTCATCATCGCGTTGATCGCCGCGCTCGCGGCCGTGCTGCTGATCGCGAACACCATCCAGGTGTCGGCGTTCACTCGGCGCACCGAGGTGGGCATCATGCGTCTCGTGGGTGCCACGCGCTGGTACACGCAGCTGCCGTTCCTTCTGGAGGCGGTGGTCGCCGGTGTGCTGGGCGCGGTCATCGGGACGTCCGGGCTGGTCGCGTTGAAGTACCTGGTGCTCGACTCGATCATCGAGTCGACCGGTGGCGTCATCCCGCAGCTCCTGCTGGCCGACATCCTCGTGTACGCGGCGCCGATCCTGCTCGGGACGTCCGTGTTGATCTCGGCCGTCACGGGTTACGCGACGTTGCGTCTGTACGTGCGCCACTAA